The following DNA comes from Trueperaceae bacterium.
CCGAGCTCGATGATGCTCGGCCGGATGGACTTGCCGGCGATGATGGCGTACTCGCTGCGGCCCCCCTCGAACTTGCCGAGCACCCAGATGGCGAGCGCGGCCAGCACGACGAGGAGCATGGACATGGCGGTGGCGAGCGGGAGGTCGGGGATGCTCAAGGCCTCGTAGATGCGGGTCGTGAGGACCTGGAACTGCACTCGCAGGCCCAGCACCGCCGGGATCCCGAAGTTGTCGATGCAAGATACGAACGCGAGCAGGGCACCGCCGATGACGGCCGGCCGTGCCAGCGGCAGGGTGATGTGGCGCATGATGGCGAACGTCTTGGCGCCGGAGGTGCGAGCCGCCTCCTCGAGGCTCGAGTCCATGCGCTGGAGGGCGCCCGCCACCGTGATGAACACGAACGGGTACTTCGTGATGCCGAGCACGAAGATGATGCCCACGGCGCCGTAGATGTTCCACGGCACGCCGCGCACGCCGAACGCGGACTTGTACAGGTTGCTGACGAGGCCGACGGGGCCCGCCAGTTGCACCCACCCCATGGCCGCGAACAGGGGCGGGATGGCGAACGGGAGGATGAGGAGGAACCGCAGCAGGTGCTTGAAGCGGACGTCCGTGCGCTGCACCACGAAGGCGGCGAGGGTGCCGATGACGGTGGCGAGGAGCGTGGCGAGGACCGAGACCCACACCGAGTTCCAGATGGCCTCGTAGTTCCTGGCGCGGGTGAAGACGGACTCGTAATGCTTGAGCGAGAAGCTGCCGTCGATGAAGACGCTGCGCAGGAATACCTGCACGAGCGGGTAGACGATCACGACGAGCACCAACAGCGCCAGCGCGACCAGCAGCACGACGCGTGAGTCGAACCGGCTCGAACTGGTGCGGCGGGCGCCGTGCAGCACGGTCAACTCACCCGGCGGGCCGGCGCAACGCGCGGGCCGGACACCGAGGCGCCCGGCGGCCGCGCGCCCGCGCCAGGTCGTGCCTCCCCGGAGGG
Coding sequences within:
- a CDS encoding iron ABC transporter permease, with amino-acid sequence MLHGARRTSSSRFDSRVVLLVALALLVLVVIVYPLVQVFLRSVFIDGSFSLKHYESVFTRARNYEAIWNSVWVSVLATLLATVIGTLAAFVVQRTDVRFKHLLRFLLILPFAIPPLFAAMGWVQLAGPVGLVSNLYKSAFGVRGVPWNIYGAVGIIFVLGITKYPFVFITVAGALQRMDSSLEEAARTSGAKTFAIMRHITLPLARPAVIGGALLAFVSCIDNFGIPAVLGLRVQFQVLTTRIYEALSIPDLPLATAMSMLLVVLAALAIWVLGKFEGGRSEYAIIAGKSIRPSIIELGRARNWVTLALLVVIVVIVVLPLFALLVTSVQKYYGAPLSPDTLTWNNYAAVWKNAGAQRGIRNSLILAPLAATILVAVTALLSYLHVKARMRGAAALDAIGMVPFALPGSVIGIGMILAWSNPPVGPVLYGTIWILLVAYLMRYMAYGLRAARASLLQIHDSLEEAAATSGANRVRTLRHITFPLMRPGMIAAWVLIFMSAFNELTVSALIWSAKNETIGVWIFLMQDSGFPGRASALAVGILPIIVVMYLLTQWLSGDEMRV